In Hydractinia symbiolongicarpus strain clone_291-10 chromosome 4, HSymV2.1, whole genome shotgun sequence, the following proteins share a genomic window:
- the LOC130641731 gene encoding macrophage mannose receptor 1-like, translated as MFIFGFLLSLLASIVGVQSTDIYTYEAPILNIVIGECITLNALVYFPHNKSAIITWKKDMKVIEHNTERMKISADRRSMYISSLRREDHAYYQVVLKDPQTRITEVTDIWLNIIECKKNQKEERSSSLAACSSLCVDKCPDEWQYISGTSSKCCQYFDKPKSWSDASESCQSIGGELATINTRQENEFLGDMLQTAAGGWIGLNDRKDENNYIWNFKSSKRPSFYTWGAGEPSNYNRGCNIENCVAMKMSNGDWLDIVCESFNSYVCEVSSAYNGTDRSEWKCAGSKCFKYYHSQLVWKDALTRCKQIHSSANLATIGSDGENNLVRSLLLSENAWIGLNDLWEAGLYCWNDCKGSTNEASYTNWGSGEPNDKFTQPLAPECLGEDCIQLKKFGGNVTWQDLGCETKLPYICEKIRNRSFSTGAYVAMIIGGLILLSIIIGVFHAAYEKHKRTAVKDIIKAAYQEDISMRERSRQMTFRDMANSFMSHSKAD; from the exons atatttacACTTATGAAGCACCAATCCTAAATATCGTCATCGGAGAATGTATTACATTGAATGCTTTGGTATATTTCCCTCACAATAAATCTGCTATTATCACATGGAAGAAGGACATGAAAGTTATTGAGCATAACACGGAAAGGATGAAAATATCTGCAGATAGAAGAAG TATGTATATATCTTCATTGAGACGAGAAGATCATGCGTATTACCAAGTAGTATTGAAGGACCCACAAACCCGCATCACTGAAGTAACCGATATATGGTTAAATATAATAG AATGTAAAAAGAATCAAAAGGAGGAAAGGTCATCAAGTCTTGCTGCATGCAGTTCGTTATGTGTTG atAAATGTCCTGATGAGTGGCAATACATCTCAGGGACATCATCGAAATGTTGCCAGTATTTTGACAAACCAAAATCTTGGTCAGACGCTTCTGAAAGCTGTCAATCGATTGGCGGGGAACTTGCAACTATAAACACACGTCAAGAAAACGA ATTTCTTGGAGACATGCTGCAAACAGCCGCAGGTGGTTGGATTGGTCTAAATGATAGAAAAGATGAAAATAATTACATTTGGAACTTTAAATCCAGCAAAAGACCTTCATTTTACACATGGGGTGCTGGCGAGCCAAGCAATTACAACAGAGGTTGTAATATTGAAAATTGCGTTGCTATGAAAATGTCGAATGGTGATTGGTTGGATATCGTTTGCGAGTCATTTAATTCGTACGTTTGCGAAGTAAGCTCAGCTTATAATG GAACGGACCGGTCAGAGTGGAAATGTGCGGgatcaaaatgttttaaatattaCCACAGTCAGTTAGTGTGGAAAGATGCTCTTACTAGATGCAAACAAATCCATTCTTCAGCTAACTTAGCAACCATTGGTTCCGATGGTGAAAACAACTTAGTACGAAGTCTGCTTTTATCAGAGAACGCATGGATAGGTCTCAATGATCTTTGGGAAGCAG GTCTTTATTGCTGGAATGATTGCAAAGGATCAACGAATGAAGCTTCGTATACAAATTGGGGTTCTGGCGAACCAAATGATAAGTTTACACAACCACTTGCTCCTGAATGCCTAGGAGAGGATTGTATACAGCTGAAAAAGTTTGGTGGTAATGTTACATGGCAAGACTTGGGTTGCGAGACGAAACTACCTTATATTTGTGAGAAAATTAGAA ATCGTTCGTTCAGTACTGGTGCTTATGTTGCTATGATAATAGGTGGTCTCATCTTGTTATCAATCATAATAGGCGTGTTTCATGCTGCTTATGAAAAACACAAGAGAACTGCTGTTAAAGATATCATCAAAGCAGCATATCAAGAAGATATATCAATGAGAGAAAGATCAAGGCAAATGACATTTCGAGACATGGCAAACAGTTTCATGTCTCATTCTAAAGCAGATTGA
- the LOC130640675 gene encoding rhamnose-binding lectin-like, with translation MKTLLPLIVLWLVLHAVSGQHLAWFRKETVCEHSVLSISCPLGTGISVVSGFYGRISQDICPSFSSKLTTICKATLASNKVRAACNGNTSCRISASNRLFGDPCYGVFKYLTVAYFCKTFLPPAKIACENNLLKIRCPSSSVIRITYANYGRLSTSICPGSKSRHTTCSASSSLPTVRSICDKRPECSIFASNQVFGDPCSSVYKYLVVGYSCRRPGRRFVKVR, from the exons ATGAAGACTTTGTTACCCTTGATCGTTTTGTGGCTAGTACTTCATGCAGTGTCAG GCCAGCATTTGGCATGGTTTCGAAAAGAAACAGTCTGTGAACACAGCGTGTTAAGCATCAGCTGTCCACTGGGAACTGGTATTTCAGTCGTCTCCGGATTCTACGGACGCATTTCACAGGATATATGTCCAAGTTTTAGTTCAAAACTTACGACTATATGTAAAGCAACATTGGCGTCAAACAAAGTTAGAGCAGCTTGCAATGGAAACACATCATGCAGAATCTCAGCATCAAATAGATTATTTGGTGATCCATGCTATGGCGTCTTTAAATATTTAACTGTCGCCTACTTCTGCAA aacTTTCCTTCCTCCAGCCAAGATCGCTTGCGAGAACAACCTATTAAAGATAAGATGCCCTTCTAGTTCTGTGATTAGGATAACCTACGCCAACTATGGTCGCCTGTCCACTAGCATCTGTCCTGGATCCAAGTCTCGCCATACAACATGTAGCGCATCTTCTTCCTTGCCTACAGTTAGATCTATTTGTGATAAAAGACCGGAATGTAGCATTTTTGCATCTAATCAAGTTTTTGGGGATCCTTGTTCATCTGTTTACAAATATTTAGTTGTTGGCTATTCCTGTAG GAGACCGGGTCGTCGCTTCGTCAAAGTGAGATAG